The following coding sequences are from one Apodemus sylvaticus chromosome X, mApoSyl1.1, whole genome shotgun sequence window:
- the LOC127675683 gene encoding ferritin heavy polypeptide-like 17 translates to MAEAPSQVRQNYDWHCEDAISTHVQLDLYASYMYMSMAVYFDRDDVAQENFKRFFLSKSHSCQSRAEMFMNLQNKRGGCVNLRDLARPERESWYGGFQALECAFHMEMMINQSLLNMHKVAKEKGDDHLCQFLEQNCLDQQVQVLKEMSGYLTTLRQMGDGEHNMVEYLFEKLSLS, encoded by the coding sequence ATGGCCGAAGCTCCTTCTCAAGTGCGACAGAACTATGACTGGCACTGCGAGGATGCCATCAGCACCCATGTCCAGCTGGACCTCTATGCCTCCTACATGTACATGTCGATGGCCGTCTACTTCGACCGTGATGACGTGGCCCAGGAGAACTTCAAGCGGTTCTTCTTGAGCAAGTCACACAGCTGCCAGAGCAGGGCCGAGATGTTCATGAACCTGCAGAACAAGCGTGGAGGCTGTGTCAACCTTCGTGACCTCGCAAGACCAGAGCGTGAGAGCTGGTATGGGGGCTTCCAGGCCTTGGAATGCGCCTTCCACATGGAGATGATGATCAACCAGAGCCTGCTGAACATGCACAAAGTGGCCAAGGAAAAAGGCGACGACCACCTCTGCCAATTCCTCGAGCAAAACTGCCTGGATCAGCAGGTCCAAGTTCTGAAGGAGATGAGCGGCTACCTGACCACCCTGCGCCAGATGGGGGATGGAGAGCATAACATGGTCGAGTACCTCTTTGAAAAGCTCAGCCTGTCATAA